In Paludisphaera rhizosphaerae, one DNA window encodes the following:
- a CDS encoding glycoside hydrolase family 15 protein, giving the protein MWSAAVVGTHPVEADQRVWLELFADDMSLGRIPTFWIENKGENSYWHAPIPPQAVGVRLHYRSVAEREGAETAYSAYQDSIVRPNLPDRTEAPDLLSPAPEGLVGNRHMTVRVDGRGSTYDVYFPTVGLHSNVRPKEGDLPQSRSHFRAIVGGLAVGRRLDWFTERSAWDALQTYPGTTNLLTTDLAWRNGPIRVLITDFVAMGDVLPTNAGMARSSGQYIKRFRLRNEGTETRQAIFGVYVQAEVNGGVGDTGLSWHDQDRALLAINRGHGHSNRKLARDSTIEFALALDPRGEVDCEPTGPNEAILYRWIELPPGEAVTVDLLVSGAFTGWRGDQGTFTHWLRPALNWFRSTDLDAVEQNTAREWDKFAEPFPTLHLPRASYTVSLRRSALAAALHADVDHGSVAAGLERGLSAYCWPRDAIWVGGAMARIGHPEILRGVLEWLNRVRAKNKPFLYWFQKYSIDGVPEWETPAVDQSALILWGLKRYYRATGDLDFVAEVWPLVEQAARVCGGDSGGHPGLFFDEQLNLVSSAGMGDQLYGSFLYSNGAVVAGLRAASQLALRLNHEDKAAQWTSLADRIWHEGILPEVATEREGLPGLVDPETGRFLSGRRISMLRGLWTQDPLFLIDRSVTLEVNALALATPFNLLPATDPRLQKTAETILRINTPLSGDPNILARTSYPPTPRRRTGHVGEHPEISSLATFWMIRYLVELGRASAQGRHWSRALTMIDALLGRLGPLGLLLRTGGRTQDSVRIAPSPGGIAWSLHAMMIETMLDLAGMEYDAVERRLQIQPILAGSWPQTGASRRFPCGEATYRLDRMVGSTVHRLTFEASLDQAIVLQIAVTCPGLTELGPWQSSPECPPPDFDPKTCRLQWMLELEAGEHRCSWTWG; this is encoded by the coding sequence ATGTGGTCCGCGGCGGTCGTCGGCACCCACCCCGTCGAGGCTGACCAACGCGTCTGGCTCGAACTTTTCGCCGACGATATGTCGCTCGGCCGGATCCCCACGTTCTGGATCGAGAACAAGGGGGAGAACAGCTACTGGCACGCCCCCATTCCTCCCCAGGCCGTCGGCGTTCGTCTCCACTATCGGTCGGTCGCCGAACGCGAAGGGGCGGAGACCGCCTACAGCGCCTACCAGGATTCGATCGTCCGTCCCAACCTCCCCGACCGCACCGAGGCCCCGGACCTGCTTTCGCCGGCGCCCGAGGGGCTCGTCGGCAACCGCCACATGACGGTGCGGGTCGACGGTCGCGGCTCGACTTACGACGTCTATTTCCCAACGGTCGGGCTGCACTCAAACGTCCGTCCCAAGGAGGGGGACCTTCCCCAGAGCCGTTCCCACTTCCGGGCGATCGTCGGCGGTCTGGCGGTGGGACGAAGGCTCGACTGGTTCACCGAGCGTTCCGCCTGGGACGCCCTGCAGACCTACCCAGGCACGACGAACCTCCTAACGACCGATCTCGCCTGGCGCAATGGGCCGATCCGCGTCCTCATCACCGATTTCGTCGCGATGGGGGACGTCCTTCCCACCAACGCCGGGATGGCGAGGTCCTCGGGCCAGTACATCAAGCGGTTCCGGCTCAGGAATGAGGGGACCGAAACCCGTCAGGCGATCTTCGGCGTCTACGTCCAGGCCGAGGTCAACGGCGGCGTGGGGGACACCGGCCTGAGCTGGCACGACCAGGATCGAGCCCTCCTGGCGATCAACCGCGGACACGGTCATTCCAACCGCAAGCTGGCTCGCGACTCGACGATCGAGTTCGCCCTGGCTCTCGACCCCCGCGGCGAGGTCGACTGCGAGCCCACAGGCCCCAACGAGGCGATTCTTTACCGCTGGATCGAATTGCCGCCGGGCGAAGCGGTGACCGTCGATCTGCTGGTCAGCGGCGCCTTCACCGGTTGGCGAGGCGATCAGGGAACCTTCACCCACTGGCTCCGCCCTGCGCTGAACTGGTTCCGTTCGACCGACCTGGACGCTGTTGAGCAAAACACGGCGCGCGAATGGGACAAGTTCGCGGAGCCATTCCCGACGCTTCATCTCCCCCGCGCCTCCTACACGGTGAGCCTGCGACGCTCGGCCCTGGCGGCGGCTCTCCACGCCGACGTCGACCATGGATCCGTCGCCGCCGGCCTGGAACGGGGGCTCTCAGCCTACTGCTGGCCGCGCGACGCCATCTGGGTCGGCGGAGCAATGGCCCGAATCGGCCATCCAGAGATCCTCCGGGGCGTCCTGGAATGGCTCAACCGGGTGCGGGCGAAGAACAAGCCGTTCCTCTACTGGTTCCAGAAGTATTCGATCGACGGCGTCCCCGAGTGGGAGACGCCGGCCGTCGATCAATCAGCGCTGATCCTTTGGGGCCTGAAACGCTATTACCGGGCGACCGGCGACCTGGACTTCGTCGCGGAGGTCTGGCCGCTCGTCGAACAGGCCGCGCGCGTCTGCGGCGGCGACTCCGGCGGTCATCCCGGCCTCTTCTTCGACGAACAGCTCAATCTGGTCAGCTCGGCCGGGATGGGCGACCAGCTCTACGGCAGTTTTCTGTATTCCAACGGCGCCGTCGTCGCCGGCCTCCGCGCAGCGTCGCAGCTCGCCTTGCGGCTTAACCATGAGGACAAGGCCGCTCAGTGGACGTCTCTCGCCGATCGAATCTGGCACGAAGGGATTCTTCCGGAGGTCGCGACCGAGCGTGAGGGGCTCCCTGGCCTCGTCGACCCCGAAACGGGCCGCTTTCTGAGCGGACGGCGGATCTCCATGCTCCGCGGTCTGTGGACCCAGGATCCCCTGTTCCTCATCGATCGATCGGTGACTCTGGAGGTGAACGCTCTCGCTCTCGCGACACCGTTCAACCTGCTGCCAGCGACCGACCCTCGACTTCAGAAGACGGCGGAGACGATCCTCCGAATCAACACGCCTCTGAGCGGCGACCCCAACATCCTGGCGCGAACGTCCTATCCACCCACTCCCCGGCGGCGGACCGGCCACGTCGGCGAACATCCCGAGATCTCCAGCCTGGCGACCTTCTGGATGATCCGCTACCTCGTAGAGTTGGGACGGGCCTCGGCCCAGGGCCGCCACTGGTCGCGCGCGCTCACCATGATTGACGCCCTCCTCGGCCGCCTGGGACCGCTCGGCCTCCTGCTGCGGACCGGCGGTCGCACCCAGGACTCGGTGAGAATCGCGCCGAGTCCGGGGGGCATCGCCTGGAGCCTTCACGCCATGATGATTGAGACGATGCTCGATCTGGCGGGGATGGAGTACGACGCCGTCGAACGTCGGCTGCAGATCCAACCGATCCTCGCCGGTTCCTGGCCTCAGACGGGAGCCTCGCGGCGGTTCCCTTGCGGCGAGGCGACCTACCGTCTGGATCGGATGGTCGGGAGCACGGTCCATCGACTCACCTTCGAGGCCTCGCTCGACCAGGCGATCGTTCTCCAGATCGCCGTCACCTGCCCCGGCTTGACCGAACTCGGTCCCTGGCAATCCTCTCCGGAGTGTCCGCCGCCGGACTTCGATCCCAAGACCTGCCGCCTCCAGTGGATGCTCGAACTCGAAGCGGGCGAGCATCGGTGCTCGTGGACCTGGGGTTGA
- the tet gene encoding Tet(A)/Tet(B)/Tet(C) family tetracycline efflux MFS transporter, with protein sequence MNRPLLVILATATLDAVGMGLVLPILPSLLREVSHETEVAEHFGYFLAVYALMQFVFSPILGALSDRFGRRPILLASLAGATVDYLLMTFAPTLGWLYAGRVVAGITGANMAVATAYLADISAEDERADRYGALNACFGLGFVIGPLLGGVIGAGSPRLPFAAAALFNGLNFLLALVALPESHEAERKAFTLPHLNPFRSLRWVFGVQGLFSFVLVYWILCCADQVPATIWVIYGEDRYHWDTRTVGLSFAFYGLLHSGAQAFLTGRLTQRWGNRGTLVIALLIENFGYLLMAVATQSWMPFAICVPLAIGGIATPALQAIMSNRVGEDQQGELQGTLVSLLSLASIAGPVLVTNFYEHTKPTLPGAVWIVGAFIYLLCFPILWHGRRRTKQDDGVLNEALQDPASIGEHP encoded by the coding sequence ATCAACCGTCCGCTGCTGGTCATCCTGGCCACCGCAACGCTCGACGCGGTAGGGATGGGCCTGGTGCTGCCCATCCTGCCCAGTCTGCTGCGCGAGGTTTCCCACGAGACCGAGGTCGCGGAACACTTCGGCTATTTCCTGGCCGTCTACGCTCTGATGCAGTTCGTCTTCTCGCCGATCCTGGGCGCGCTCAGCGACCGCTTCGGCCGAAGGCCGATCCTGCTGGCGTCGCTCGCCGGCGCGACGGTCGATTACCTCTTGATGACGTTCGCGCCGACGCTCGGCTGGCTGTACGCCGGTCGGGTCGTCGCCGGGATCACAGGCGCGAACATGGCCGTCGCCACTGCTTACCTGGCGGATATCTCGGCCGAGGACGAACGAGCCGACCGCTATGGCGCCTTGAACGCGTGTTTTGGCCTGGGCTTCGTGATCGGGCCGTTGCTCGGCGGCGTGATCGGGGCGGGATCGCCAAGACTCCCCTTTGCGGCAGCTGCGTTATTCAACGGCCTGAACTTCCTGCTGGCGTTGGTGGCTCTGCCCGAATCGCATGAGGCCGAACGCAAGGCGTTCACGCTCCCCCACCTCAACCCATTCCGGTCGCTGCGATGGGTCTTCGGCGTCCAGGGACTGTTCTCGTTCGTGCTCGTCTACTGGATCCTCTGCTGCGCCGACCAGGTGCCGGCCACGATCTGGGTGATCTACGGTGAAGATCGCTACCACTGGGACACGCGGACGGTCGGTCTCTCGTTCGCGTTCTATGGGCTGCTCCACTCCGGGGCTCAGGCCTTCCTGACCGGCCGGCTGACCCAGCGATGGGGGAACCGAGGGACGCTGGTGATCGCCCTGCTCATCGAGAATTTCGGCTATCTTCTCATGGCGGTCGCCACCCAAAGCTGGATGCCGTTCGCCATCTGCGTGCCGTTGGCGATCGGCGGAATCGCCACCCCCGCGCTTCAGGCGATCATGTCCAACCGAGTCGGCGAGGACCAGCAGGGCGAGCTTCAAGGCACCCTGGTCAGCCTCCTGAGCCTGGCGTCCATCGCCGGGCCCGTGCTCGTCACGAACTTCTACGAGCACACCAAGCCGACGCTCCCCGGGGCCGTCTGGATCGTCGGCGCGTTCATCTACCTGCTTTGCTTCCCGATCCTCTGGCATGGCAGGCGGCGGACGAAGCAGGACGACGGCGTTCTCAACGAAGCCCTTCAAGATCCGGCCAGTATCGGCGAACATCCCTGA
- the trpE gene encoding anthranilate synthase component I, producing MSTHRPSFEDFAARAGSSACVPVYRQLVADDLTPVSAFSRIERSAPSFLFESVVGGEKVGRYSFLGTEPFMRFEARGRQILVTDSRQPGVECRYETDDPFAELQHLVESHRAAHVPGLPRFTGGAVGYAAYDAVRYTERLPNVPADDRGLPDLSFAFFDRMVLFDHIRKTVLVVAQAHLEPGGDLRAAYDKACERVDELVERLSTPAEVLPLRDINTEGPVTIQPRSNFTREQYEDVVRRCQEYIKAGDIFQVVPSQRFELKTTAKPFNIYRVLRVVNPSPFLFYLTFDDFQLIGSSPEILVRVEDGLVTIRPLAGTRRRGKDEAEDKALAEELVADPKERAEHIMLVDLGRNDVGRVAEYDSVVLSDVMKVERYSHVMHITSNVTGKLKADKSAFDALRAGLPAGTVSGAPKVRAMEIIDEMEPTKRGPYAGAVGYIDFTGNMDTCIALRTLVLHGDTAYVQAGGGVVYDSVPADEYEETVNKARGLLKAIEIAQTQL from the coding sequence ATGAGCACGCACCGCCCTTCCTTCGAGGACTTCGCCGCCCGCGCCGGCTCGTCCGCCTGCGTCCCCGTCTATCGTCAACTCGTCGCCGACGACCTGACGCCCGTCTCCGCCTTCAGCCGGATCGAGCGGTCCGCCCCCTCGTTCCTGTTCGAGAGCGTCGTCGGCGGTGAGAAGGTCGGCCGCTACAGCTTCCTGGGGACCGAGCCGTTCATGCGGTTCGAGGCACGGGGGCGGCAGATCCTCGTCACCGACTCGCGTCAGCCGGGCGTCGAGTGCCGCTACGAGACCGACGACCCCTTCGCGGAGCTTCAGCACCTCGTCGAGTCCCACCGCGCAGCGCACGTTCCGGGGCTCCCCCGCTTCACAGGCGGGGCCGTCGGCTACGCCGCATACGACGCTGTCCGGTATACCGAACGCCTCCCCAACGTCCCGGCCGACGACCGGGGCCTGCCCGACCTCTCGTTCGCCTTCTTCGATCGGATGGTCCTGTTCGACCACATTCGGAAGACGGTGCTGGTCGTCGCTCAGGCCCACCTGGAGCCGGGGGGCGATCTGAGGGCGGCCTACGACAAGGCCTGCGAGCGGGTCGACGAGCTTGTCGAACGGCTCTCCACCCCGGCCGAGGTCCTCCCCCTCCGCGACATCAACACCGAAGGCCCGGTCACGATCCAGCCCAGATCGAACTTCACCCGCGAACAGTACGAGGACGTCGTCCGGCGCTGCCAGGAGTACATCAAGGCGGGCGACATCTTCCAGGTCGTCCCCTCGCAGCGGTTCGAGCTGAAGACGACGGCCAAGCCGTTCAACATCTACCGCGTGCTTCGGGTGGTGAACCCCAGCCCGTTCCTCTTCTACCTGACGTTCGACGACTTCCAGCTCATCGGCAGCTCGCCCGAGATCCTGGTCCGCGTCGAGGACGGGCTCGTGACGATCCGCCCCCTGGCGGGCACTCGCCGTCGGGGCAAGGACGAGGCCGAGGACAAGGCCCTCGCCGAGGAGTTGGTGGCCGACCCGAAGGAACGGGCCGAGCACATCATGCTCGTCGACCTCGGCCGCAACGACGTCGGCCGCGTCGCCGAATACGACTCGGTCGTGCTTTCGGACGTGATGAAGGTTGAGCGTTACTCCCACGTCATGCACATCACGTCGAATGTGACCGGAAAGCTTAAGGCCGACAAGTCGGCGTTCGACGCCCTCCGCGCCGGTCTGCCGGCCGGCACGGTCTCCGGCGCCCCCAAGGTCCGGGCGATGGAGATCATCGACGAGATGGAGCCGACCAAACGCGGTCCTTACGCGGGTGCCGTCGGCTACATCGACTTCACCGGCAACATGGATACCTGCATCGCGCTCCGCACCCTCGTCCTCCACGGCGACACGGCCTACGTCCAGGCCGGCGGCGGCGTCGTCTACGACAGCGTCCCCGCCGACGAGTACGAAGAGACCGTCAACAAGGCCCGAGGTCTCCTGAAGGCCATCGAGATCGCCCAGACGCAGTTGTAA
- a CDS encoding UvrB/UvrC motif-containing protein: MKCQKCAKPATFHITDIIEKGKHQEFHFCDEHARQHLAPPEDAPESPPIGEFAKGLIGAPGTGSTASLREPSAADKQACPVCQITFLEFRNTGRLGCPYDYEVFRDELMPLLESIHGETRHSGKVPKRAPRNTQQQTTLIQLRNELKRAVAAEDYEAAARLRDKIKGIEQEQA, encoded by the coding sequence ATGAAATGCCAGAAATGCGCAAAGCCGGCGACGTTCCACATCACCGACATCATCGAGAAGGGCAAGCACCAGGAGTTCCACTTCTGCGACGAGCACGCGCGGCAGCACCTCGCTCCGCCGGAAGACGCTCCCGAGTCGCCCCCGATCGGCGAGTTCGCCAAGGGGTTGATCGGAGCCCCGGGAACGGGATCGACGGCGTCGCTGCGGGAACCCTCGGCCGCGGACAAGCAGGCCTGCCCCGTCTGTCAGATCACGTTCCTGGAGTTCCGCAATACGGGGCGTCTGGGTTGTCCGTATGATTACGAGGTCTTCCGCGACGAGTTGATGCCGCTGCTGGAGAGCATCCACGGCGAGACCCGGCATTCCGGCAAGGTCCCCAAGCGAGCCCCGCGCAACACGCAGCAGCAGACGACGCTGATCCAGCTTCGGAACGAGCTGAAGCGGGCCGTCGCCGCAGAGGACTACGAGGCCGCCGCCCGGCTCCGCGACAAGATCAAGGGGATCGAGCAGGAGCAGGCGTGA
- a CDS encoding UvrB/UvrC motif-containing protein, which yields MMCERCQEEAVVHLAELVDGRRRERHLCAACARDAGLILPDTPLDLGIDEALQDLIKKHVGELVGELAESFCPDCRLRYMDFRTGGRLGCPHDYQVFGAGLTPMLQRFHGATRHVGKRARSRPGASLRLRLRSQLRQAVAREDYEEAARLRDQIRLKDQHA from the coding sequence ATGATGTGCGAACGATGCCAGGAGGAGGCCGTCGTCCACCTCGCCGAACTGGTGGACGGCCGGCGGCGAGAACGGCACCTCTGCGCCGCCTGCGCCCGCGACGCCGGATTGATCCTTCCCGACACGCCTCTGGATCTGGGGATTGACGAGGCGCTTCAGGATCTCATCAAGAAACACGTCGGCGAACTCGTCGGCGAACTCGCCGAGTCGTTCTGCCCCGACTGCCGCCTTCGCTACATGGATTTCCGGACCGGCGGCCGTCTCGGCTGCCCTCACGACTATCAGGTCTTCGGAGCCGGTCTGACGCCGATGCTCCAACGCTTCCACGGGGCCACGAGGCACGTCGGCAAGCGGGCTCGATCCCGCCCCGGGGCCTCGCTGCGGCTCCGCCTCCGCTCCCAGCTCCGCCAGGCCGTGGCCCGCGAGGACTACGAAGAAGCGGCCCGGCTGCGCGACCAGATTCGCCTGAAGGATCAACACGCATGA
- a CDS encoding protein arginine kinase, whose translation MTLDDLTRTSGEWLRGTGPESDIVMCSRIRLARNLADFPFTNRASRSEKAGIESQVKSAIDSAGLEVSYFDVNSMSNLDRQFLVERQIISRELAGGEGPRGVAVTPKENISIMVNEEDHLRIQYMLSGFRLHEVWDEINALDDQLEDDIAYAYSSSLGYLTACPTNVGTGIRVGVMLHLPGIVANKQIDKVFRALQKINLAVRGLYGEGSQAFGDFYQISNQQTLGKSEEEIIKMLTDVVPQVLQFERSARQDLITGRRQHLHDQVSRAYGILKTAQTISSEETMLLLSSVRMGINLGLIDDLAISTVNELFIQTQPAFLQKLRGSELGVEERNVARASYLRSRLSNGRPVEDD comes from the coding sequence ATGACACTGGACGACCTGACCAGGACCTCGGGCGAATGGCTCCGCGGCACCGGCCCCGAGAGCGATATCGTGATGTGCTCGCGGATCCGGCTGGCCCGCAACCTGGCCGACTTCCCCTTCACCAACCGCGCCAGCCGCAGCGAGAAGGCGGGGATCGAGTCGCAGGTCAAGTCGGCCATCGACTCCGCGGGACTGGAGGTCTCGTACTTCGACGTGAACTCCATGTCGAACCTCGACCGCCAGTTCCTTGTCGAGCGCCAGATCATCTCCCGCGAACTCGCCGGCGGCGAGGGACCGCGGGGCGTCGCCGTGACGCCCAAGGAGAACATCTCGATCATGGTCAATGAGGAGGACCACCTCCGCATCCAGTACATGCTCTCGGGCTTCCGCCTCCATGAGGTCTGGGACGAGATCAACGCACTGGACGACCAGCTCGAGGACGACATCGCCTACGCCTACAGCTCCTCGCTCGGCTATCTGACCGCTTGCCCGACCAACGTCGGCACCGGGATCCGCGTCGGCGTCATGCTCCACCTGCCGGGGATCGTCGCCAACAAGCAGATCGACAAGGTCTTCCGCGCCCTCCAGAAGATCAACCTGGCCGTCCGCGGGCTGTACGGCGAAGGCTCGCAGGCGTTCGGCGATTTCTATCAGATCTCCAACCAGCAGACCCTCGGCAAGAGCGAGGAGGAGATCATCAAGATGCTCACCGACGTCGTGCCGCAGGTCCTTCAGTTCGAGCGGTCGGCCCGTCAGGACCTCATCACCGGCCGGCGCCAGCATCTTCACGACCAGGTCAGCCGGGCCTACGGCATCCTCAAAACGGCCCAGACGATCTCCAGCGAAGAAACCATGCTGCTGCTCTCGAGCGTTCGCATGGGAATTAACCTAGGATTGATTGACGACCTCGCCATCTCGACGGTCAACGAGCTGTTCATCCAAACCCAGCCGGCCTTCCTTCAGAAGCTCCGGGGAAGCGAGTTGGGCGTCGAGGAGCGGAACGTCGCCCGGGCCTCCTACCTCCGGAGCCGTCTCTCGAACGGCCGGCCGGTCGAGGACGATTGA
- a CDS encoding J domain-containing protein, whose protein sequence is MPSFSFDIDPYAVLGVTADASLQEIRDAYRSKTKKFHPDVGGEDWAFRILVQSYELLSTNRVVRATRGDEAAAPRPTTGSQHAHGAARPHRESTHKAEPKSESVYLGIVDSDIPAQRRAAVELLSVRYLWEQASYLWLGQKSSDDDRFLSCSLNVSWPDRAQGVTHLASSAEESEIIASLGEVFDHLVLSTRAVSSRSIVHEDGFEGWLTYSNFDRTWKAVRTLQESLHSRRLGIRQWSRDLFIPRNWS, encoded by the coding sequence TTGCCATCCTTCAGTTTCGACATCGATCCCTACGCGGTCCTCGGAGTCACGGCCGACGCCTCGCTGCAGGAGATCCGCGACGCCTACCGGTCGAAGACCAAGAAATTCCACCCCGACGTCGGCGGCGAAGACTGGGCCTTCCGCATCCTCGTCCAGTCGTATGAGCTGTTGAGCACCAACCGCGTCGTGCGAGCCACCCGAGGCGACGAGGCCGCGGCCCCTCGTCCGACCACCGGTTCGCAGCACGCTCACGGAGCGGCCCGACCCCACCGCGAGTCGACGCACAAGGCAGAACCGAAGTCCGAGTCGGTCTATCTCGGGATCGTCGATTCGGACATTCCCGCACAGCGGCGGGCTGCCGTTGAGCTGCTCTCCGTCCGGTATCTCTGGGAACAGGCGTCCTACCTCTGGCTCGGCCAGAAGTCGTCGGACGACGACCGGTTCCTGAGCTGCTCGCTCAACGTCTCCTGGCCCGACAGGGCCCAGGGCGTGACCCACCTGGCGTCGTCGGCCGAAGAGTCCGAGATCATCGCCTCGCTGGGCGAGGTCTTCGACCACCTCGTGCTGTCGACGCGGGCCGTTAGCTCCCGCAGCATCGTGCATGAGGACGGCTTCGAGGGCTGGCTCACCTACTCGAACTTCGACCGGACCTGGAAGGCCGTCCGGACCCTGCAGGAGTCGCTGCACTCCCGCAGGCTGGGCATCCGACAGTGGTCGCGCGACCTGTTCATCCCCCGCAACTGGAGTTGA
- the coaD gene encoding pantetheine-phosphate adenylyltransferase has protein sequence MRPSEHVCDPFRTAVFTGTFDPISLGHLDVIRRGRQLFEHLVVGIGVHPSKTSLFSVDERIALAEKVVEPFDNVSVESFEELTVQYVRRIGARVILRGLRTLTDMEYEFGMTLTNQRLDPEIETVFLMADGQFSHVSSSLVRQVAMFGGADALQQFVPEVVIEPILAKVKGVQANDPYVDYDKRGAAPPTSPP, from the coding sequence ATGCGTCCCAGCGAACACGTCTGCGATCCGTTCCGAACGGCCGTCTTCACCGGCACCTTCGACCCGATCTCGCTCGGGCACCTCGACGTGATCCGGCGCGGCCGACAGCTCTTCGAGCACCTGGTCGTCGGGATCGGCGTTCACCCGAGCAAGACGTCGCTGTTCAGCGTCGATGAGCGGATCGCGCTGGCGGAGAAGGTCGTCGAGCCCTTCGACAACGTGTCCGTCGAGTCGTTCGAGGAGTTGACGGTCCAGTACGTCCGACGAATCGGGGCGCGGGTGATCCTGCGGGGTTTGCGCACGCTCACCGACATGGAATACGAGTTCGGGATGACGCTGACCAACCAGCGGCTCGACCCTGAGATCGAGACCGTCTTTCTGATGGCCGACGGCCAGTTCTCACACGTCTCCAGCTCGCTCGTGCGCCAGGTCGCGATGTTCGGCGGCGCCGATGCGCTCCAGCAGTTCGTGCCGGAGGTCGTCATCGAGCCGATTCTGGCCAAGGTGAAAGGGGTCCAGGCCAACGACCCCTACGTCGACTATGACAAGCGCGGCGCCGCCCCCCCGACGAGCCCGCCCTGA
- a CDS encoding aminotransferase class V-fold PLP-dependent enzyme, producing MATDWGAIREAEFPIAREWAYFDHAAVAPIPRSAAEAVRRWAENQAANGAVHWGEWGDRIERLRRDLAAWIEADVDEIAFAANTTHGIGLVAEGFPWQSGDNVVLPAEEYPSNVYPWMNLADRGVETRLVPSKGDRILLDDLRDAIDDRTRILAISHVEFASGFRNDLDAIGELCRSRGVAFFVDAIQGLGPLELDVRRTPVDFAAADSHKWLLGPEGAGFLYVRREWIDRLRPLGVGWHSVTGSFSAPGLDFTLKPNAQRWEGGSCNMPGLQGFAASMRLLSEIGRSEVSERLLDRAEAVRRAVVEAGWRVAGSPRTEERSAIVVAECDGVDPNSAVSLLRERKVVASCRRGRMRLSPHIYTDGDDLGRLRDALADARIGRRA from the coding sequence ATGGCGACGGACTGGGGGGCGATTCGGGAGGCCGAGTTCCCGATCGCCCGCGAATGGGCATACTTCGACCACGCGGCGGTCGCTCCCATCCCCCGGAGCGCCGCGGAGGCCGTCCGGCGCTGGGCCGAGAACCAGGCGGCGAACGGAGCCGTCCACTGGGGCGAGTGGGGCGATCGGATCGAACGACTCCGCCGAGATCTGGCCGCCTGGATCGAGGCCGACGTTGACGAGATCGCCTTCGCGGCCAACACGACGCACGGCATCGGCCTGGTTGCGGAAGGGTTTCCCTGGCAGTCCGGCGACAACGTGGTGCTCCCCGCCGAGGAGTACCCGTCCAACGTCTATCCCTGGATGAACCTGGCCGACAGGGGCGTGGAGACTCGGCTCGTTCCTTCAAAGGGCGACCGAATCCTCCTGGACGACCTCCGCGACGCCATCGACGACCGGACTCGAATCCTGGCGATCAGCCACGTCGAGTTCGCCTCGGGGTTTCGCAACGACCTGGACGCTATCGGCGAGCTCTGCCGGTCTCGGGGCGTGGCCTTCTTCGTGGACGCCATTCAAGGGCTAGGCCCTCTGGAACTGGACGTGCGGCGGACGCCCGTCGACTTCGCGGCGGCGGACTCCCACAAGTGGCTGCTCGGGCCCGAAGGGGCCGGCTTCCTCTACGTCCGCCGCGAGTGGATCGACCGGCTTCGGCCTCTCGGAGTCGGTTGGCACAGTGTGACTGGCTCCTTCAGCGCGCCAGGCCTTGATTTCACCCTCAAGCCCAACGCCCAGCGCTGGGAGGGGGGCTCTTGCAACATGCCTGGCCTTCAGGGCTTTGCGGCCAGCATGCGGCTGCTCTCGGAGATCGGACGATCCGAGGTGTCGGAACGTCTGCTCGACCGGGCCGAGGCCGTTCGTCGAGCCGTGGTTGAGGCCGGCTGGCGAGTCGCGGGATCTCCTCGGACCGAGGAGCGCTCGGCGATCGTCGTCGCGGAGTGCGATGGGGTCGACCCCAATTCGGCCGTATCTCTCCTCAGGGAACGCAAGGTCGTCGCATCCTGCCGACGGGGGCGGATGCGGCTGAGCCCGCACATTTACACCGACGGCGACGACCTGGGGCGGCTCCGCGACGCTCTGGCCGACGCTCGGATCGGGAGGAGGGCCTGA
- a CDS encoding HYExAFE family protein, whose translation MAIRSNHYEAAFEAYIRSLRVPCVAVDEAKRAIFGNEGVKNPDFLLYPRFAENLVVEVKGKRAKNRRGRRNWENWVTTDDLDGLVRWGDLFGPGFRPILAFAYAEVPFEFGLESHAGAFAFRGLDYRFWAVGLDDYLAHLRSRGPAWKAVAMARREFRRRVRPLSEWLPMYAESPRRPKPVKERER comes from the coding sequence ATGGCGATCCGGTCCAACCACTACGAGGCGGCGTTCGAGGCCTACATCCGATCGCTGCGCGTGCCTTGCGTCGCGGTCGACGAGGCGAAGCGGGCGATTTTCGGGAACGAGGGGGTGAAAAACCCTGACTTCCTGCTGTATCCTCGGTTCGCGGAGAATCTTGTGGTCGAGGTGAAGGGGAAGCGCGCCAAGAACCGGCGAGGCCGACGCAACTGGGAAAACTGGGTGACGACCGACGACCTCGACGGGCTGGTTCGCTGGGGCGACCTGTTCGGCCCCGGTTTCCGTCCGATCCTGGCTTTCGCCTACGCCGAGGTCCCCTTCGAGTTCGGTCTCGAGTCCCACGCCGGAGCCTTCGCGTTCCGAGGGCTGGACTATCGGTTCTGGGCGGTCGGCCTGGACGACTATCTGGCTCATCTGCGGTCGCGAGGACCCGCCTGGAAGGCCGTCGCGATGGCTCGCCGAGAGTTTCGCCGCCGCGTCCGTCCGCTCTCCGAATGGCTCCCCATGTACGCCGAGTCCCCCCGACGCCCCAAACCCGTCAAGGAACGCGAACGATGA